The region CGCCTGCGCCCTCTCCTTTATGGGACGCCCGCGCCCGGCCCTCGGGCGCGAACCCGTGATGCGGCCATGCTCGGGCACTGTTTTTTCGACAGCTTCGGCCCGGAGATTTAATTTTCCCCCCGGAATTAGTCGGTGGCGTTCGATACGCTTTTGTGCTATATGAATAGCATTCCGTTGGTGTCCTCTTACATGCTCCCGACCAGGTTCCAATGACGGCATCCACTGTGGACATAGCGCTGTTTGCGGCAAAGCTGGGGATGATATTCTTCGTGATCCTCACCCTGGCCGCCTACTTGGTATTCGCCGAACGGAAGGTCCTGGCCTGGATTCAGGATCGCAAGGGGCCCAATCGCGTCGGCCCCTTCGGACTTCTCCAACCCCTCGCAGACCTGATCAAACTCCTCACCAAAGAAGATTTTTGCCCGCTGGCCGCCGATAAATGGCTGTTCTATCTTGCCCCGGCCATGGCCGCTATTCCGGCGATCCTGACCTTTGCCGTCATCCCTTTCGGCGCGCCGGTGACCATTGCCGGCCGCCGGGTGCCGATGCTGGTGGCAGACCTGAACGTCGGTCTGCTGTTCTTCCTGGCGCTCTCCTCCATCGCGGTGTACGGGGTTGCCATCGGCGGCTGGGCCTCCAACTCCAAGTATTCCCTGCTGGGGGGCATCCGCGGCCTGGCCCAGTTGATCTCCTACGAACTCTCCATGGGGTTGTCCCTGGTGCCGGTGGTCATGCTGGCCCGTTCCTTCAGCCTGGCCGACATCGTGGCCGCCCAGTCCCCCATCCCGTTCATCGTCTACCAGCCCCTGGCCTTTCTCATCTTTCTGGTCAGCATCACGGCGGAGTGCAAGCGCATCCCCTTCGACATCCCCGAGGCCGAGGGGGAGCTGGTTGCCGGTTTCCACACCGAATACTCCGGCATGCGCTTCGGCCTGTTCTTTGTGGGGGAATACATCAACATCATCGTGCTGGGAGGGCTGGCCACGACCTTCTTCCTGGGGGGCTGGCACGGTCCCTTCCTGGCGCCGGTGATCTGGTTCTCCCTCAAGACCCTGGCGTTTGCCTTTTTCTTCATCTGGATGCGCGGGACCCTGCCCCGCCTGCGTTACGATCAGCTCATGCACCTGGGGTGGAAGGTCTTGACGCCCCTGGCCCTGGCGAATATCCTGGTCACCGGTTGGTGGCTGGCGCTGCGGGGGACGGTATTGCCATAATGACGCTACGGACATCGACGTCCGGAACATAAACCAACCACGGGAGGAGTCGAACATGGAAAGTGTGAATGCCAAAGACCGTCACGGCCACACCCCTCTGATCAATGCCGCGAAAGAGGGGCAGAAGGACTTTGTTCAGGACCTGCTGCACCGGGGCGCGGACTTGACCGCCAGCAGCGACAAAGGTAAAACGGCCCTCCACTACGCCGCCGCCAACGGCCACACCGAGATCGTCAGGATGCTGCTCGACAAGGGCGCCGACGTTGACGTCCGCGACCGGGAAGGGCATACTCCCCTGATGCTGGCCGCCATCTATGGCTGCAACCTG is a window of Geobacter sp. FeAm09 DNA encoding:
- the nuoH gene encoding NADH-quinone oxidoreductase subunit NuoH, whose product is MTASTVDIALFAAKLGMIFFVILTLAAYLVFAERKVLAWIQDRKGPNRVGPFGLLQPLADLIKLLTKEDFCPLAADKWLFYLAPAMAAIPAILTFAVIPFGAPVTIAGRRVPMLVADLNVGLLFFLALSSIAVYGVAIGGWASNSKYSLLGGIRGLAQLISYELSMGLSLVPVVMLARSFSLADIVAAQSPIPFIVYQPLAFLIFLVSITAECKRIPFDIPEAEGELVAGFHTEYSGMRFGLFFVGEYINIIVLGGLATTFFLGGWHGPFLAPVIWFSLKTLAFAFFFIWMRGTLPRLRYDQLMHLGWKVLTPLALANILVTGWWLALRGTVLP
- a CDS encoding ankyrin repeat domain-containing protein, whose translation is MESVNAKDRHGHTPLINAAKEGQKDFVQDLLHRGADLTASSDKGKTALHYAAANGHTEIVRMLLDKGADVDVRDREGHTPLMLAAIYGCNLTVQALLDGGADAGLKTPTGNTASRYADNNSHPLASALLKKAERAKHGNA